A window from Leptospira meyeri encodes these proteins:
- a CDS encoding HEAT repeat domain-containing protein: MFQKGQDIIWKSSLWVVLVLLIGCSSSKPYQLTDVSPKYKEYQGSDLDPHKTKNVIIPVTNNRKYDDFIQEAHKTIALLEFGENVALRADSKKTVGEPVTKEMQAAAYLEEDLPQIVSKLPELLQTNQNLIDSTPNDFDGPAIGRVSYELGNILDSLKEFNSKAIGIQNAIRHLRSDSGNYNQGKEITEAETKPVVTDPLIAPVEEPKKKPEKIILKKEDTGSKISIKRLNRKTKVTGKAKANEQINELVKKEEEEVLSDEEKKDREYTEQIRNGLVQVFQWEYYRKPQKLEMILSSHPIPRVRSAAALALGRLKAGRISLQNAIDKDGYQVRPAAYKALSDLGDKRSLSYFIAGTKAEDPEVIAVSYEGLGKTKDPAGREMILTTGLASEFVVIVSGALRGLAYHKLDADVEVFDKFLKSNDQEIKEAALEALAIHGSRESLRILERVVVEEPSLALMAVDEISKNPSLSATFALIRLNESQTDEKLNKRIGESLLRRKAFGKYAIILVQDDYLRAEPNERSRPVSYIKNKEIGLILSETKKEFAVRIGEDILTDKYIQVKMESTLPGARGAFVNGWVFYPKLDIIEVKQLGSDGNSGKYSNLKKGKHNNLFNPIEEIKVPRKD; this comes from the coding sequence ATGTTTCAAAAGGGTCAAGACATAATTTGGAAGAGCAGTTTATGGGTGGTCCTTGTTCTGTTGATAGGTTGTTCCAGTTCAAAACCATACCAATTAACAGATGTTTCACCAAAGTATAAAGAATACCAGGGAAGTGATTTAGATCCTCATAAAACAAAGAATGTTATCATCCCCGTCACGAATAATCGTAAATACGATGATTTTATTCAAGAAGCACATAAGACCATTGCTCTATTAGAATTTGGAGAAAATGTTGCCCTTCGTGCTGATAGCAAAAAAACGGTGGGGGAACCTGTTACCAAAGAAATGCAAGCTGCTGCATATTTGGAAGAGGACCTTCCGCAAATAGTATCCAAACTTCCTGAACTTTTGCAAACCAACCAAAATTTAATTGATAGCACTCCAAATGATTTTGATGGACCAGCCATTGGCCGAGTCAGTTATGAATTAGGTAATATTTTAGATTCCCTAAAGGAATTTAATTCCAAAGCGATTGGAATTCAAAATGCAATTCGGCATTTAAGATCTGACTCAGGAAACTACAACCAAGGAAAAGAAATAACTGAAGCAGAAACAAAACCAGTTGTGACAGATCCTTTGATTGCACCAGTAGAGGAACCGAAGAAAAAACCGGAAAAAATCATTCTCAAAAAAGAAGATACTGGTTCAAAAATTTCAATTAAAAGACTCAATCGCAAAACGAAAGTTACTGGAAAAGCTAAAGCGAACGAACAAATTAATGAACTTGTTAAAAAAGAAGAGGAAGAAGTTCTTTCTGATGAAGAAAAAAAAGACAGGGAATACACTGAACAAATTCGGAATGGACTTGTCCAAGTATTTCAATGGGAATATTACCGCAAACCACAGAAACTAGAAATGATCTTATCTTCACATCCTATCCCACGAGTTCGTTCTGCCGCCGCTCTTGCTCTTGGTCGTTTGAAAGCAGGCCGGATTAGTTTACAAAATGCTATTGATAAAGACGGATACCAAGTAAGACCTGCTGCCTACAAAGCACTGTCTGACCTTGGAGACAAAAGGTCCCTATCCTATTTTATCGCAGGAACCAAAGCAGAAGATCCGGAAGTGATTGCTGTGAGTTATGAGGGTCTCGGAAAAACAAAAGACCCTGCTGGAAGGGAAATGATTCTCACGACTGGCCTTGCATCCGAATTTGTTGTGATTGTTTCGGGTGCTCTCCGAGGACTCGCCTATCATAAATTAGATGCTGATGTAGAAGTGTTCGATAAATTTCTTAAGTCAAATGACCAAGAAATCAAAGAGGCTGCATTGGAAGCACTTGCAATTCACGGTAGCCGAGAAAGCTTAAGGATTTTGGAACGAGTTGTAGTAGAAGAGCCAAGTCTTGCACTGATGGCTGTAGACGAAATTAGCAAAAATCCATCCCTCTCCGCCACTTTTGCTCTCATTCGGTTGAATGAATCCCAAACCGATGAAAAATTAAACAAACGAATTGGGGAATCATTACTTCGCCGCAAAGCTTTTGGTAAATATGCTATCATCTTAGTCCAAGATGATTATCTAAGAGCAGAACCAAACGAACGATCAAGACCAGTGTCTTACATTAAAAATAAAGAGATTGGTCTGATTCTGTCTGAAACAAAAAAGGAATTTGCAGTTCGAATTGGAGAAGATATTCTAACTGATAAATACATCCAAGTGAAGATGGAATCCACTCTTCCGGGAGCTCGGGGAGCATTTGTTAATGGTTGGGTTTTTTATCCGAAACTAGATATCATAGAGGTGAAACAGTTAGGAAGCGATGGAAACTCCGGGAAATATTCCAACTTGAAAAAAGGAAAACATAATAACCTATTTAATCCGATTGAAGAGATTAAAGTTCCTAGAAAGGATTAG
- a CDS encoding response regulator, protein MKKVLIVDDNDRYANNLKSYFDSKNIPSDRAIDAKEGFALFSKNPNYDMIVSDVTMETQTSGLWMMRQIYKSGYKGILVIASTGFDVFGVMSFSSLFLPWFCGLHWMIPKVPLKKGTVEWVPTVLSKGKSNPF, encoded by the coding sequence ATGAAAAAAGTTTTAATCGTTGATGATAATGATCGTTATGCGAATAATCTAAAATCGTATTTTGACTCAAAAAACATTCCGTCTGATCGTGCAATAGATGCAAAGGAAGGATTCGCACTTTTTTCCAAAAATCCAAATTACGATATGATTGTTTCTGACGTGACTATGGAAACGCAAACATCTGGACTCTGGATGATGCGACAAATTTACAAATCCGGTTATAAGGGAATACTTGTGATTGCTTCTACTGGTTTTGATGTTTTTGGTGTGATGTCGTTTTCTTCTTTGTTTTTACCCTGGTTTTGTGGGCTTCATTGGATGATCCCCAAAGTCCCACTCAAAAAAGGAACGGTGGAATGGGTTCCCACCGTTCTTTCCAAAGGAAAATCTAATCCTTTCTAG
- a CDS encoding ABC transporter ATP-binding protein produces the protein MKYFFRLLSYSVHYRERFVLGLVFALLTAVLNGISLTALIPLFDSLGGDKNNRFHLDLTLPEKTILVQEVLLGTDSLDGLERIKRLIISAKLQINQFTEDMEPKEVVWAVCIAVFPLYLLKLGTYLLSVFCIATAGYKAVRDIRQELFQKVQRLPLTYFYKEKTGLIMSRVINDAEIVAAVISSNLRDAVINFFYVVTHLMILIYLNSELLLLACLTIPVVILPVTLFTRKISSSTARFQEKLADLNSHIQEFISGIKVIRTFRQEKQDLKKFDNINYKVYRRTFKGQFYLQMAPSLVELTSSIVVLGYFAMGAKFIYSGKFTQGEFMAFLLTLLFLLRPLTQLSQMVGKITQANSAGKRIFEIIDRDPEVVEHGDETVLEKIEKGIQFDDIHFSYPGTNQEVLKGINLDIKLGETYAFVGTSGSGKSTLMDLIPRFFDPTAGKIRIDGTDIRNFSLNSLRRKIGIVTQEIFLFHGTIADNIAYGTGAATRKEVVRAARLANAHDFITNMENGYDTVIGVRGLDLSGGQRQRLVIARALLRNAEIMILDEATSALDAESERLVSRALERLFKNRTTFIIAHRLSTVRRVKNIVVIEEGEIKEQGDHDSLLSQNGIYKKLYDSQFAEAEIQI, from the coding sequence ATGAAATATTTTTTTAGACTTTTGTCCTATTCTGTGCATTACCGAGAACGATTTGTATTGGGTTTGGTATTTGCCCTTTTGACAGCTGTTTTAAATGGTATTTCTTTAACTGCACTCATACCTTTATTTGATTCGTTAGGTGGAGACAAAAACAATAGGTTTCACTTAGATTTAACTCTACCTGAAAAAACAATTTTAGTCCAAGAGGTTCTTTTGGGGACTGATAGTTTGGATGGATTGGAGCGGATCAAACGTCTGATCATCTCCGCGAAACTTCAAATCAACCAATTCACAGAAGATATGGAGCCGAAGGAAGTAGTCTGGGCAGTCTGTATCGCAGTTTTCCCACTTTATCTTTTAAAACTTGGTACATATCTCCTATCTGTTTTTTGTATCGCAACTGCTGGGTATAAGGCTGTTCGAGATATCCGACAGGAACTATTTCAAAAAGTCCAAAGGTTACCTCTGACTTATTTTTATAAGGAAAAAACTGGACTCATCATGAGTCGGGTCATCAACGATGCTGAAATTGTGGCCGCAGTCATTTCGAGTAACTTACGTGATGCGGTCATTAATTTCTTTTACGTTGTGACTCATTTAATGATTCTGATTTATTTAAATTCAGAATTATTACTCCTTGCTTGTCTCACAATCCCCGTTGTGATTCTGCCCGTAACATTATTTACACGAAAAATTTCTTCATCTACAGCAAGGTTCCAAGAAAAACTAGCAGATCTCAATAGTCATATCCAAGAATTTATTTCAGGGATCAAGGTCATTCGTACCTTTCGCCAAGAGAAACAAGATCTTAAAAAATTTGATAACATCAACTACAAGGTTTACCGTAGGACTTTCAAGGGGCAGTTTTACTTACAAATGGCACCAAGTCTTGTGGAGTTAACATCTTCCATTGTTGTGCTTGGTTATTTCGCTATGGGTGCAAAATTCATTTATTCAGGTAAGTTTACGCAAGGTGAGTTTATGGCCTTCCTCCTTACCTTGTTATTTTTACTTCGGCCTCTCACCCAACTATCTCAAATGGTGGGAAAAATCACCCAAGCCAATTCTGCCGGGAAACGAATTTTTGAAATCATCGATCGTGATCCAGAAGTTGTTGAACATGGGGATGAGACTGTACTCGAAAAAATAGAGAAGGGAATACAGTTTGATGACATTCATTTTTCGTATCCAGGAACAAACCAAGAAGTATTAAAAGGTATCAACTTGGATATCAAATTGGGTGAAACCTATGCATTTGTTGGAACCAGCGGATCTGGTAAATCCACACTTATGGATTTAATTCCACGGTTCTTTGATCCTACTGCAGGAAAAATCCGCATTGATGGAACTGACATTCGTAATTTTTCCCTCAACTCTCTACGTAGAAAAATTGGAATTGTCACTCAGGAAATTTTTCTCTTTCACGGAACGATTGCAGATAACATTGCTTATGGGACGGGGGCGGCAACACGTAAAGAAGTGGTTCGTGCGGCTCGTCTTGCCAATGCTCACGACTTCATCACAAATATGGAAAATGGTTATGATACCGTCATTGGAGTTCGTGGGCTTGACTTAAGTGGGGGACAAAGGCAACGTTTGGTGATTGCTCGTGCTTTGTTACGGAATGCAGAAATTATGATTTTAGACGAAGCAACAAGTGCTTTGGATGCGGAATCCGAAAGACTCGTCAGTCGTGCTTTGGAACGACTCTTTAAAAATAGAACCACCTTCATCATTGCCCACCGCCTTTCTACAGTGCGCCGTGTGAAAAATATTGTCGTGATTGAAGAAGGCGAAATCAAGGAACAAGGGGATCATGATTCCTTACTTTCTCAAAACGGAATTTATAAAAAATTATATGATAGTCAATTTGCGGAAGCGGAGATCCAAATATGA
- a CDS encoding anthranilate synthase component II yields MFLLIDNYDSFTYILYQYLNQITPTTVMRHDEDLPADLYEKYKAVVLSPGPGLPKTSGKLLLHLQSIYKSLPVLGICLGHQALAEVSGAKLEQTRDIFHGRPSEIIHNGQGVFKNIPNGFWANRYHSWAVSKVSLPSELEVTAETKDGVIMGIRHRKWNKVFGVQFHPESILTEHGETLLRNFYEEAIT; encoded by the coding sequence ATGTTTCTTCTCATCGACAACTACGACTCATTCACTTATATTCTGTACCAATACCTGAATCAAATCACACCGACAACTGTAATGCGCCATGATGAAGATTTGCCGGCAGATTTGTATGAAAAATACAAGGCAGTCGTTTTATCGCCTGGCCCCGGGCTTCCCAAAACTTCTGGAAAACTTCTTCTCCATTTACAATCCATCTATAAATCCTTACCTGTTCTTGGTATTTGTTTAGGACACCAAGCATTGGCAGAAGTAAGCGGTGCCAAACTAGAGCAAACGAGAGACATATTCCATGGACGCCCTTCAGAGATTATTCACAATGGCCAGGGTGTATTTAAGAACATTCCTAATGGATTTTGGGCCAACCGGTACCACTCATGGGCTGTTTCGAAAGTTTCATTGCCAAGTGAATTGGAAGTGACAGCCGAAACAAAGGATGGAGTCATAATGGGAATTCGTCACAGAAAATGGAATAAGGTCTTTGGGGTTCAGTTTCATCCGGAATCCATCCTCACCGAACATGGGGAAACCTTGCTTCGTAACTTCTATGAGGAAGCCATCACATGA
- a CDS encoding acyl-CoA dehydrogenase family protein, which yields MIDFSITDEQKALRDLARDFAKNEMIPKAEHHDHTGEYPKEILKKAFDVGLMNMHIPAEYGGAGLGVLDELIASEELFYGCSGMATAILANNLALAPVLLGADDYVMKKFIQPMSETFTLAAYAVTEPGAGSDVAGIRTTAKRVGDEYIINGSKMWITNAGHADWFFVLAKTDPNAGHKGMTGFIVDAKTPGIIVGKKEKNMGQRCSDTRGVTFEDVKVPKENMIGKEGEGFKIAMGAFDKTRPAVAIGAVGVARAALDHSIRYANTRNAFGKPISVNQGVSFMIAEMARDIEAGRLLCWQSAWLIDNGFRNTYQASIAKVFCADMAMRVTTDAVQIFGGYGFNEEYPVEKLMRDAKIFQIYEGTSQIQRVIISKFLNDGVGIETPNA from the coding sequence ATGATTGATTTTTCCATCACCGATGAACAAAAAGCCCTCCGCGATTTAGCAAGAGATTTCGCCAAAAATGAAATGATTCCCAAAGCGGAACACCATGACCATACCGGTGAATATCCGAAAGAAATTTTAAAGAAAGCTTTTGACGTAGGCCTTATGAACATGCACATCCCTGCGGAATACGGTGGGGCTGGTCTTGGTGTTTTAGACGAACTCATCGCCTCAGAAGAGTTATTTTACGGATGTTCGGGAATGGCGACTGCCATCCTAGCAAACAATCTCGCATTAGCACCTGTTTTACTTGGTGCTGATGACTATGTCATGAAAAAATTCATCCAACCAATGTCTGAGACATTTACTCTCGCAGCGTATGCAGTAACCGAGCCTGGTGCCGGATCGGACGTAGCTGGGATTCGAACCACAGCAAAAAGAGTGGGTGATGAATACATAATCAATGGATCTAAAATGTGGATCACTAACGCAGGTCATGCAGACTGGTTTTTTGTATTAGCAAAAACAGATCCAAATGCAGGTCATAAAGGGATGACTGGATTCATCGTAGATGCAAAAACTCCAGGAATCATCGTTGGTAAAAAAGAAAAAAATATGGGGCAACGTTGTTCTGACACTCGTGGAGTCACTTTTGAAGACGTAAAAGTTCCAAAAGAAAACATGATTGGAAAAGAGGGTGAAGGATTCAAAATTGCGATGGGTGCTTTTGATAAGACCCGCCCTGCAGTGGCAATTGGAGCTGTGGGTGTGGCTCGCGCAGCACTTGATCATTCCATTCGATATGCAAACACACGTAATGCGTTCGGAAAACCAATTTCTGTCAACCAAGGTGTGAGTTTTATGATTGCTGAGATGGCTCGTGACATTGAAGCAGGAAGACTTCTTTGTTGGCAATCGGCTTGGCTTATTGATAACGGATTTAGAAATACATACCAAGCTTCTATTGCAAAAGTATTTTGTGCTGATATGGCAATGCGTGTCACAACAGATGCAGTGCAAATCTTTGGTGGTTATGGATTCAACGAAGAATACCCAGTGGAAAAATTAATGCGTGATGCGAAGATTTTCCAAATCTACGAAGGAACTTCACAGATCCAACGTGTGATCATTTCTAAATTTCTTAATGACGGAGTTGGGATCGAAACTCCTAACGCATAA
- a CDS encoding YebC/PmpR family DNA-binding transcriptional regulator — protein sequence MSGHSKWATIRRKKGAIDAKRGAIFTRIAKEISVAAKEGGGDQEGNPRLRLAVTKAKAANMPKDNIERAIKKGTGGLEGMVYEECLYECYALGGVAIMVDVLTDKKSRTTPEIKSILTKLGGSLANAGAVSRLFERKGQITLKADQISEEALFDLALGAGAEDIQVNDGMYTVITAPAEYEAVQSALSTKGLNMEESEIKYIPMTTVEVNDKETAEKVMKLIDNLEANDDVQVVSSNFELGDGVELD from the coding sequence ATGTCAGGACACTCGAAATGGGCGACGATTCGAAGAAAAAAAGGGGCCATTGACGCGAAAAGAGGGGCCATCTTTACAAGGATTGCCAAAGAAATTTCCGTAGCCGCCAAAGAAGGTGGCGGAGACCAAGAAGGGAATCCAAGACTTCGCCTAGCGGTTACAAAAGCGAAAGCTGCCAACATGCCAAAAGACAATATTGAACGGGCCATTAAAAAGGGAACGGGCGGTTTAGAAGGTATGGTGTATGAAGAGTGTCTGTACGAATGTTACGCACTTGGCGGGGTAGCCATTATGGTGGATGTCCTCACTGATAAAAAATCCCGTACGACTCCCGAAATTAAAAGCATTCTAACCAAACTTGGCGGTTCCCTTGCCAACGCAGGTGCGGTATCTCGCCTATTTGAACGCAAAGGACAAATTACACTTAAGGCGGATCAAATTTCTGAAGAAGCTCTCTTTGATTTAGCGCTTGGTGCCGGTGCCGAAGACATCCAAGTCAATGATGGAATGTATACGGTAATCACGGCTCCTGCTGAATACGAAGCGGTCCAATCAGCACTCTCCACCAAAGGTCTGAATATGGAAGAGTCCGAAATTAAATACATTCCCATGACCACTGTAGAAGTGAACGACAAAGAAACAGCAGAAAAGGTGATGAAGTTAATTGATAACTTAGAAGCCAATGACGACGTCCAAGTTGTGAGTTCTAACTTTGAGTTAGGTGATGGTGTAGAACTCGATTAA
- a CDS encoding GlsB/YeaQ/YmgE family stress response membrane protein, with amino-acid sequence MFSFIWFLLIGLVAGWLAGRILRGKGFGLIANLVIGVVGSFLGGIVFRFFGFSTNNLIAELIVAVVGAILLIFIAGMIKKR; translated from the coding sequence ATGTTTAGTTTTATTTGGTTTTTACTGATTGGTCTTGTAGCAGGTTGGCTTGCTGGTCGTATTTTGCGTGGGAAAGGGTTTGGACTCATTGCCAATTTGGTAATCGGAGTTGTGGGTTCCTTTTTAGGCGGGATCGTATTTCGGTTTTTTGGTTTTAGTACAAATAACCTGATTGCAGAACTAATCGTGGCAGTGGTGGGAGCAATTTTACTCATCTTCATTGCAGGGATGATCAAAAAAAGATAA
- a CDS encoding EAL domain-containing protein — translation MKDLDVFKKHFIQENQGKPLFLIRFENITGIELTDFLDLLRTDFYSCLDLEDISFGFHYIEKQNILIMGISPLFEWDIERFPNIENSVGKFQQQCLQNKILSFHFGVSRTQSNFISDSDEIYNELYKSSEKNLNDNLVRWSWTYYNKANTYISGSVHEAMIQPTVIFNPKDKTYAVKGGEVFLGGGAYIGYKDLINDIPSDQDLNRIELLILEKLIIACEGAPGLLKFNISPQSLIDTFSNMDRVNRLKRLIQNKDLLPENIRFELVEKPYDDSHFPLKDVCHAFYSHGMSFAADDFGVKSQSHQIVLDLGIMIKEFKLDPISFKFKMEEDQIKFLDNLAFIDYCKRLADNREAVITAEAVEDYDTLRFLMEHQIYQFQANILFGKMTVSDYKRDFEILHSIHEDVVKEVLTDKILSEKQKKVGNLFRVASEEGLI, via the coding sequence ATGAAGGACTTGGATGTGTTCAAAAAACATTTCATCCAAGAGAACCAAGGGAAACCTCTTTTCCTCATTCGCTTTGAAAACATCACAGGCATTGAACTCACTGATTTTTTGGATCTACTTCGAACCGATTTTTATTCCTGTTTGGATTTAGAAGACATTAGTTTTGGATTTCATTACATAGAAAAACAAAATATATTAATTATGGGAATTTCTCCACTTTTCGAATGGGATATTGAACGATTTCCTAATATCGAAAATTCTGTCGGAAAATTCCAACAACAATGTTTACAAAACAAAATTCTATCATTTCATTTTGGAGTCTCAAGGACCCAATCTAACTTTATCTCTGATAGTGATGAAATTTATAATGAACTTTATAAATCCTCGGAAAAAAATCTAAACGATAACTTAGTTCGTTGGAGTTGGACTTATTACAACAAAGCCAATACTTATATTTCTGGATCAGTTCATGAAGCCATGATCCAACCCACAGTCATTTTTAATCCAAAAGATAAAACTTATGCAGTGAAAGGAGGCGAAGTTTTTCTTGGTGGTGGGGCCTATATTGGTTACAAAGATCTGATCAATGACATTCCTTCCGACCAAGATTTAAATCGTATTGAGCTTTTGATTTTAGAAAAGTTGATCATCGCTTGCGAGGGAGCTCCGGGTTTATTAAAATTCAATATTTCTCCACAATCTTTAATCGATACTTTTTCCAACATGGATCGAGTGAATCGACTCAAACGACTCATTCAAAACAAAGACTTACTTCCTGAAAATATCCGATTTGAACTTGTAGAAAAACCATATGATGATTCCCACTTTCCACTAAAAGATGTATGCCATGCTTTTTATTCTCATGGAATGAGCTTTGCTGCGGACGATTTTGGGGTAAAAAGTCAGTCCCATCAAATTGTTTTAGATCTTGGAATTATGATCAAAGAATTCAAATTAGATCCCATTAGTTTTAAATTTAAAATGGAAGAAGACCAAATTAAGTTTTTGGACAACTTGGCATTTATCGATTATTGCAAACGACTTGCGGATAACAGGGAAGCCGTGATTACTGCAGAGGCCGTGGAGGATTATGATACTTTGCGATTTCTTATGGAACACCAAATCTATCAGTTTCAAGCAAATATTTTGTTTGGAAAAATGACTGTCTCTGATTATAAAAGAGATTTTGAAATTCTGCACTCGATTCACGAAGATGTTGTGAAAGAAGTATTGACAGATAAAATTTTGTCAGAAAAACAAAAGAAAGTCGGGAATTTGTTTCGAGTTGCATCAGAAGAAGGTTTAATTTAA
- a CDS encoding response regulator has translation MHFIMAIENDPNSAQDLENIFLGLRQRVVITKFSQTVQEYVKSSNPDIILMGLSFKDKKELEFVLELRRDVITHNIPILAMIPKEDTNFITNHKALGFTDYMVKPLIKQPLLDRIHSHVEEYKFSESSKTRDNMSFVVVDRGHGRVLFQCRANLKRYVFPEFKKIFTPNFLKSIHAERICFDVRVVPELGKEEVDVFERVMKLFSNHEKVVFIAGRHMGAFIEHASDDEKMLVFMAPNEFDEYVKMEEQKKEEQRKKEKKDKFTKESGKENPPPPPTSLGDVKIEIPIGGATIPVDSEEPSSSESLTETPPNSDLPEKPTQL, from the coding sequence ATGCATTTCATTATGGCCATTGAAAACGATCCAAATTCAGCTCAGGATTTGGAAAACATCTTCCTTGGTTTACGCCAACGAGTTGTCATAACAAAATTTTCGCAAACAGTCCAAGAATATGTGAAATCCTCTAACCCTGATATTATATTAATGGGTTTGTCTTTTAAGGACAAAAAAGAATTAGAATTTGTTTTAGAACTTCGTCGAGATGTAATCACACATAACATTCCAATTTTGGCGATGATTCCTAAAGAAGATACCAACTTTATTACAAATCATAAAGCTCTTGGTTTTACAGATTATATGGTAAAACCATTAATCAAACAACCTCTTCTAGATCGTATTCATTCGCATGTTGAAGAATATAAATTCAGCGAATCTTCCAAAACAAGAGACAATATGTCATTTGTTGTTGTGGATCGGGGACATGGAAGAGTTTTGTTTCAATGTCGTGCTAATCTCAAACGTTACGTATTCCCAGAATTTAAAAAGATTTTTACACCAAATTTTTTGAAATCGATTCATGCAGAACGTATTTGTTTCGATGTTCGCGTGGTTCCTGAACTAGGTAAAGAGGAAGTAGATGTTTTTGAACGTGTGATGAAACTTTTTTCAAATCACGAAAAAGTTGTTTTTATTGCCGGTCGTCACATGGGAGCTTTCATTGAACATGCGTCAGATGATGAAAAAATGTTAGTTTTTATGGCTCCAAACGAATTCGATGAATACGTTAAGATGGAAGAACAGAAAAAAGAGGAACAAAGAAAAAAAGAGAAAAAGGATAAATTTACCAAAGAGAGTGGTAAAGAAAATCCACCACCACCTCCAACCTCTTTAGGTGATGTAAAAATCGAAATACCAATAGGTGGAGCAACAATCCCTGTTGACTCTGAAGAACCAAGCAGTTCAGAATCACTAACGGAAACTCCACCTAATTCTGATTTGCCTGAAAAACCTACACAGTTATAA
- a CDS encoding enoyl-CoA hydratase/isomerase family protein gives MNYKREVIDIPNGKGEIIRFQMNDQNSLTGQNMRDLGEILNEIKADNSKRGVILTTDNPKFFCNGLDAENLLSTSRDKLIDEVGGIVILFGELVKFDKPLITEVTGHAMGGGAVITVASDFKYMLDGKGRIGFTEVNVGLPLPGSFIDRIKMCVDPKYWAEVCLEGTTYKGAEAKKIGLIDEIAPTPEEIRKIALKKLETLSKVPQAAYRATKNTLNGALITHLEQYKKDTIKSFEQPGVVDNLLEAMTALKEKRRPVFK, from the coding sequence ATGAACTACAAACGAGAAGTCATCGATATTCCCAATGGCAAAGGCGAAATCATTCGCTTTCAAATGAACGACCAAAATTCACTTACTGGTCAAAACATGAGAGATCTCGGTGAAATTTTAAATGAAATCAAAGCCGATAATTCCAAACGAGGAGTGATTTTAACCACTGACAACCCTAAGTTTTTTTGTAATGGACTCGATGCAGAAAATCTACTTTCTACCAGTAGAGACAAACTAATTGATGAAGTCGGTGGCATTGTTATCTTATTCGGTGAGTTAGTTAAATTTGATAAACCACTCATTACCGAAGTCACCGGCCATGCGATGGGTGGTGGTGCCGTCATCACTGTTGCTTCTGATTTCAAATATATGTTGGATGGAAAAGGAAGGATTGGTTTTACAGAAGTAAACGTTGGACTTCCACTACCCGGAAGTTTTATTGATCGTATTAAAATGTGTGTAGATCCTAAATATTGGGCGGAAGTATGTTTGGAAGGAACTACTTACAAAGGTGCAGAGGCAAAAAAAATTGGACTCATTGATGAAATTGCACCGACCCCAGAAGAGATTCGTAAAATTGCTTTAAAGAAACTTGAAACGCTTTCAAAAGTTCCGCAAGCAGCTTACCGGGCGACTAAGAATACTTTGAATGGAGCACTGATAACACACTTAGAGCAATATAAAAAGGACACAATCAAATCCTTTGAACAACCTGGTGTTGTTGATAATTTACTTGAAGCAATGACAGCTCTTAAAGAAAAACGGAGACCCGTTTTTAAATAA